The Saccopteryx leptura isolate mSacLep1 chromosome 2, mSacLep1_pri_phased_curated, whole genome shotgun sequence genome has a window encoding:
- the TUBB4B gene encoding tubulin beta-4B chain, with the protein MREIVHLQAGQCGNQIGAKFWEVISDEHGIDPTGTYHGDSDLQLERINVYYNEATGGKYVPRAVLVDLEPGTMDSVRSGPFGQIFRPDNFVFGQSGAGNNWAKGHYTEGAELVDSVLDVVRKEAESCDCLQGFQLTHSLGGGTGSGMGTLLISKIREEYPDRIMNTFSVVPSPKVSDTVVEPYNATLSVHQLVENTDETYCIDNEALYDICFRTLKLTTPTYGDLNHLVSATMSGVTTCLRFPGQLNADLRKLAVNMVPFPRLHFFMPGFAPLTSRGSQQYRALTVPELTQQMFDAKNMMAACDPRHGRYLTVAAVFRGRMSMKEVDEQMLNVQNKNSSYFVEWIPNNVKTAVCDIPPRGLKMSATFIGNSTAIQELFKRISEQFTAMFRRKAFLHWYTGEGMDEMEFTEAESNMNDLVSEYQQYQDATAEEEGEFEEEAEEEVA; encoded by the exons atgaGGGAGATCGTGCACCTGCAGGCCGGCCAGTGCGGCAACCAGATCGGCGCTAAG TTCTGGGAGGTGATAAGCGATGAGCATGGCATCGACCCGACGGGCACTTACCACGGAGACAGTGACCTGCAGCTGGAGCGGATCAATGTGTACTATAACGAGGCCACTG gtgGCAAGTACGTGCCCCGCGCCGTGCTCGTGGACCTGGAGCCGGGCACCATGGATTCCGTGCGCTCGGGACCCTTCGGGCAGATCTTCAGGCCTGACAACTTCGTCTTTG GTCAGAGTGGTGCTGGGAACAACTGGGCCAAGGGACACTACACAGAAGGCGCGGAGCTGGTGGACTCGGTGCTGGATGTCGTGAGGAAGGAGGCGGAGAGCTGTGACTGCCTGCAGGGCTTCCAGCTGACCCACTCCCTGGGCGGGGGGACTGGGTCTGGGATGGGTACCCTCCTCATCAGCAAGATCAGGGAGGAGTACCCGGACAGAATCATGAACACCTTCAGTGTGGTGCCCTCGCCCAAGGTTTCGGACACTGTGGTGGAGCCCTACAATGCCACCCTCTCAGTCCACCAGCTGGTAGAGAACACAGACGAAACCTATTGCATTGATAACGAGGCTCTCTATGACATCTGCTTCAGAACCCTGAAGCTCACCACACCTACCTACGGTGACCTGAACCACCTGGTGTCAGCCACCATGAGTGGGGTCACCACCTGCCTGCGCTTTCCTGGTCAGCTCAATGCTGACCTGCGCAAGCTGGCCGTCAACATGGTGCCCTTCCCACGCCTGCACTTCTTCATGCCCGGCTTCGCTCCCCTCACCAGCCGGGGCAGCCAGCAGTACCGGGCCCTGACGGTTCCCGAGCTCACCCAGCAGATGTTTGATGCCAAGAACATGATGGCTGCCTGTGACCCCCGCCACGGCCGCTACCTGACCGTGGCTGCTGTTTTCAGGGGCCGCATGTCCATGAAGGAGGTGGATGAGCAGATGCTTAATGTCCAGAACAAGAACAGCAGCTATTTTGTGGAGTGGATCCCCAACAACGTAAAAACAGCTGTCTGTGACATTCCACCCCGGGGGCTAAAAATGTCTGCCACCTTCATCGGCAACAGCACGGCCATCCAGGAGCTGTTCAAGCGCATCTCGGAGCAGTTCACAGCCATGTTCCGGCGCAAGGCCTTCCTGCACTGGTACACAGGCGAGGGCATGGACGAGATGGAGTTCACCGAGGCCGAGAGCAACATGAACGACCTGGTGTCCGAGTACCAGCAGTACCAGGATGCCACGGCCGAGGAGGAGGGCGAGTTTGAGGAGGAGGCCGAGGAGGAGGTGGCCTAG